Proteins encoded by one window of Manihot esculenta cultivar AM560-2 chromosome 10, M.esculenta_v8, whole genome shotgun sequence:
- the LOC110625358 gene encoding organelle RRM domain-containing protein 1, chloroplastic isoform X1, translating into MEVLSPSFSTTITSISNKFPIQISYSTVNVFNPTNNKNHTKLSLSSSQSSPFSYVFSSRTKATVTASITTPLTSPPISSNKTGNRHWMVLMESPPHGVNSKPQIVDYYVKTLERVLGSEKYAQMCIYDVSCDTHFGFCCDIDEEASRELASLPGVLSVRPDPDYNSEEKDYGSNIQATNLSKPEIRSTLLFPAGTTKYWLVRMDKPGVGVVTKAQMVDYYAEILTKVLGNEKDAQMCIYHVSWRSNFGFCCELDEECAQEVASVPGVLSVQPDKNFGSENKDYGGNNIENSVDRSTSSETSQTPVKTKKLFVTGLSFYTSEKTLRAAFEGFGELVEVKIIMDKISKRSKGYAFVEYTTEEAASAALKEMNGKIINGWMIVVDVAKTNPPRHSKGRQRMAA; encoded by the exons ATGGAAGTACTCTCTCCCTCGTTCTCCACCACCATAACCTCCATATCTAACAAATTTCCAATCCAAATTTCTTATTCAACTGTCAATGTATTCAATCCTACAAACAACAAGAACCACACAAAACTCTCCTTATCCTCCTCTCAATCTTCCCCCTTTTCTTATGTTTTTTCATCTAGGACAAAAGCAACAGTCACTGCATCAATAACTACACCTTTAACTTCCCCTCCTATCTCTTCCAATAAAACCGGCAACCGCCACTGGATGGTGCTCATGGAGAGTCCTCCACATGGGGTCAATTCCAAGCCACAAATCGTTGATTACTACGTCAAGACTCTAGAGAGAGTTCTGGGCAG tgaaaaatatgctcaaatgtGCATATATGATGTTTCTTGTGATACCCACTTTGGTTTTTGCTGCGATATCGATGAAGAAGCCTCCCGTGAGCTTGCCA GCTTGCCTGGGGTTTTATCAGTTAGGCCTGACCCAGATTATAATTCTGAGGAAAAAGATTATGGTTCAAATATTCAAGCGACTAACCTATCAAAACCAGAAATCAGAAGTACATTGTTGTTTCCTGCTGGGACTACGAAATACTGGTTGGTTAGAATGGATAAGCCAGGAGTTGGAGTTGTTACAAAGGCACAAATGGTTGATTATTATGCTGAAATACTAACCAAGGTTCTGGGGAA TGAAAAGGATGCTCAAATGTGTATATATCATGTTTCTTGGCGATCTAATTTTGGCTTTTGTTGCGAACTGGATGAGGAATGTGCTCAAGAAGTAGCTA GTGTGCCTGGGGTTTTATCTGTTCAGCCAGACAAGAATTTTGGATCAGAAAATAAGGATTATGGAG gtaataatatagaaaattctGTAGATCGATCAACTTCATCAGAAACAAGTCAAACTCCGGTGAAAACAAAGAAACTTTTTGTAACTG GTCTGTCATTTTATACTTCTGAAAAGACTTTACGAGCAGCATTTGAAGGCTTTGGTGAGCTTGTCGAAG TTAAAATAATAATGGACAAGATCTCTAAAAGGTCAAAGGGTTATGCATTTGTAGAGTACACCACAGAGGAGGCTGCAAGTGCAGCACTGAAAGAGATGAATGGCAAG ATTATTAATGGTTGGATGATAGTTGTTGATGTTGCCAAGACCAACCCTCCAAGACACAGCAAGGGTCGTCAGAGAATGGCAGCCTGA
- the LOC110624667 gene encoding GDSL esterase/lipase At5g03610, whose product MKKHFIFRFCYALFCFLYSFTEGEAHRQQHDHHHHEHGSVKLFVFGDSYADTGNWDKSAISWKEPYGFTFPGKPTGRFSDGRVLTDYIASFLGIKSPLPFRMRKTTRKSLLRFGMNFAYGGTGIFDTLNNGPDMSTQINYFQQLLEENVYTKQDLNSSIALVSLAGNDYNTYLYKNGNLTDLPDFSTSLIKQLSLNLKRIHGLGMQKIAVTALQPIGCLPELAASSSYENCSENWNSASKLHNQMLEKAVQKLNNETQKPVFEILDLFRAFMSAFDKAQHAGSLNSESPLKPCCRGVTSDSSCGEMDKSGSKKYDICKNPELSVFWDIVHPSQNGWYQVYLALQSSLHHLY is encoded by the exons ATGAAGAAACATTTTATCTTTCGTTTCTGTTATGCTCTGTTCTGCTTCTTATATTCATTTACAG AGGGTGAGGCACATAGACAGCAGCATGATCATCATCACCATGAGCATGGGTCAGTGAAGCTTTTTGTTTTTGGAGACTCGTATGCTGATACTGGAAACTGGGACAAGTCTGCTATTTCGTGGAAAGAGCCTTACGGGTTCACTTTTCCTGGTAAACCGACAGGTCGTTTCTCCGATGGCCGTGTTCTCACAGATTATATAG CCTCATTTCTGGGAATAAAATCTCCATTACCTTTTAGAATGAGGAAAACCACAAGAAAATCTCTTCTACGATTTGGAATGAACTTTGCATATGGCGGAACTGGCATCTTTGACACTTTAAACAATGGACCAGATATGTCTACCCAAATCAATTATTTTCAACAGCTACTTGAAGAAAATGTGTACACCAAACAAGATCTTAACTCTTCCATCGCGCTGGTATCTTTAGCAGGCAATGACTACAATACTTATCTTTATAAAAACGGCAACCTTACG gacttgCCAGATTTCAGTACCTCACTTATCAAGCAACTTTCCTTGAATCTGAAAAGAATCCATGGTTTGGGGATGCAAAAGATAGCAGTTACAGCATTGCAGCCAATAGGATGCTTGCCTGAATTGGCTGCCTCATCTTCATATGAAAATTGCAGTGAAAATTGGAATTCTGCCTCCAAGCTCCACAACCAGATGTTGGAGAAAGCAGTGCAGAAACTCAACAATGAAACCCAGAAACCTGTTTTTGAAATTTTGGATCTCTTTAGGGCTTTCATGTCTGCATTCGACAAAGCACAACATGCAG GAAGCTTGAACTCTGAAAGTCCATTGAAGCCATGCTGTAGGGGTGTGACAAGTGATTCCTCATGTGGGGAGATGGACAAAAGTGGGTCAAAAAAGTATGACATTTGCAAAAACCCAGAGTTATCTGTGTTTTGGGATATAGTTCACCCTTCTCAGAATGGTTGGTACCAAGtttatttggctcttcaatcTTCCCTTCATCACCTCTATTAG
- the LOC110625358 gene encoding organelle RRM domain-containing protein 1, chloroplastic isoform X2 produces MEVLSPSFSTTITSISNKFPIQISYSTVNVFNPTNNKNHTKLSLSSSQSSPFSYVFSSRTKATVTASITTPLTSPPISSNKTGNRHWMVLMESPPHGVNSKPQIVDYYVKTLERVLGSEKYAQMCIYDVSCDTHFGFCCDIDEEASRELASLPGVLSVRPDPDYNSEEKDYGSNIQATNLSKPEIRSTLLFPAGTTKYWLVRMDKPGVGVVTKAQMVDYYAEILTKVLGNEKDAQMCIYHVSWRSNFGFCCELDEECAQEVASVPGVLSVQPDKNFGSENKDYGGNNIENSVDRSTSSETSQTPVKTKKLFVTGSQMARGYTMGGESPFSKTTSLYQSSVNNYHHILGRGNSNLRANTES; encoded by the exons ATGGAAGTACTCTCTCCCTCGTTCTCCACCACCATAACCTCCATATCTAACAAATTTCCAATCCAAATTTCTTATTCAACTGTCAATGTATTCAATCCTACAAACAACAAGAACCACACAAAACTCTCCTTATCCTCCTCTCAATCTTCCCCCTTTTCTTATGTTTTTTCATCTAGGACAAAAGCAACAGTCACTGCATCAATAACTACACCTTTAACTTCCCCTCCTATCTCTTCCAATAAAACCGGCAACCGCCACTGGATGGTGCTCATGGAGAGTCCTCCACATGGGGTCAATTCCAAGCCACAAATCGTTGATTACTACGTCAAGACTCTAGAGAGAGTTCTGGGCAG tgaaaaatatgctcaaatgtGCATATATGATGTTTCTTGTGATACCCACTTTGGTTTTTGCTGCGATATCGATGAAGAAGCCTCCCGTGAGCTTGCCA GCTTGCCTGGGGTTTTATCAGTTAGGCCTGACCCAGATTATAATTCTGAGGAAAAAGATTATGGTTCAAATATTCAAGCGACTAACCTATCAAAACCAGAAATCAGAAGTACATTGTTGTTTCCTGCTGGGACTACGAAATACTGGTTGGTTAGAATGGATAAGCCAGGAGTTGGAGTTGTTACAAAGGCACAAATGGTTGATTATTATGCTGAAATACTAACCAAGGTTCTGGGGAA TGAAAAGGATGCTCAAATGTGTATATATCATGTTTCTTGGCGATCTAATTTTGGCTTTTGTTGCGAACTGGATGAGGAATGTGCTCAAGAAGTAGCTA GTGTGCCTGGGGTTTTATCTGTTCAGCCAGACAAGAATTTTGGATCAGAAAATAAGGATTATGGAG gtaataatatagaaaattctGTAGATCGATCAACTTCATCAGAAACAAGTCAAACTCCGGTGAAAACAAAGAAACTTTTTGTAACTG GAAGCCAAATGGCCAGGGGCTACACAATGGGGGGTGAATCTCCGTTTTCCAAAACTACCTCATTATATCAGTCATCAGTGAATAATTATCACCATATATTAGGAAGAGGAAATTCAAACCTGAGAGCAAATACTGagagttaa